A region of the Gemmatimonadaceae bacterium genome:
GGGTTAGTACCTTGGGGAAGGTCCCGGAGCCACCGCCGAGAGGAGGTGGTGATCGTGAAACTGTAGCGGCGCCGGGGGGTTCGGGTAGATGTCCGGCCCTCCGGAGAGCCGCGTCCTCTGCTGCCAGTCGGCAGTGTTGTCAACTTAACGATTTTCCTCCTATGAGGCAACGATTTTATGGCCGATCAAACGGATTCAATGACTCAACTCCTGGCGGAGCTGGAGCAGGAGCGGTCGGAGCTGGATTCGACCATTGCCCTCCTGCGTCGGCGTCTCGGGATGAGCGCCACCAGCGAGGGCAACGGCGGCTCTGTGCCATTCGGCGTTAGTCCAATAGTGGGCCGCGATTCTCCGGTGACTGGCCGTGTGAGAAGCGATGAATTCTTCCGCCTCTCCATCGCTGACGCCATTTCGAAGTATCTCGGCATTATGAAGCAGCCTCAGAATCCAATGGCGATAGTCAACGGCCTCAAGGCGGGCGGAGTGCTGACGAATGCCAAGAACTTCTACGCGAACGTCAACACCGAACTGAAGCGGATGCGGGAACGTAACCTCATCGTGAACACCCCGTCCGGGTGGGGTCTCGCCGAATGGTACCCACGGGGAGCGAAGGGCAACGAGCCCGCCACTCCGAAGAAGAAGAAGTCTAAGAAAACCGCGAAGAAGGCCGCTGGCGCGAAGGCAAAGGCGAAGGCGGGCCATTCGACGAAAACCCCCGCGAAAGGGTCAGGCGGCCCCGGCAAGAGCGAGTGGACGCTATTCGCAGCCGAGCAGATGAAGGCCGGGAAGTCGATGAAGGCAGCTTCCGTGGAGTGGAAGAAGCGGAAGGCGGCGAAGGCGAAGGAGTGAAGGGGCGGTGGCCTCGGTGAGGTTGCTGGCAGGCATGCCGAGGTCATCGTGTGCGGGAAGGTCAAGGCGGCGCATTTCCAGCGACGACGAGACCGACCTGTCGGACTGGGGTGGCATTCCAGCCATCCCGGCCTCCTTCACCTACGCTTGCGTTTCTTACCCCAACGAGCGGCGGCGGCCTTCTTCGCGATCTCCTTTCGCCGACGTGGCGACAAACTAGCGGCCCTGGCATTGCCCCGTCTAGACGCCGGATTCTCTTCGGGCGTCACTTCCTCAATCTCGTGTGTGGCAATCCGGCCAATATGGACGGCGAGTTGATTCAGATCGCGAGGACGTTTCGGTTTTGCCATACCGCAATCTAGCGACGGACGCCAGCCCCTCCTATTTCAAACTGTACCAGTACCTCACTTCCGGCACTGGTACAAACTGTACCACTACCTCACTTCCGCCAATGCCCTCCGGCGTTCATCCATGTGGATCAGGGCGACGACCGCCAAAGCTGCCGCAAATGGCATTATGAAAACCCCAATCGAAAAGCCGCTCAGAAACGAGAAGACGCCAAGGGCGGCAGCTGCGAGTCCTTCGATCGTCGCCCGCCAGCGAGTCGGGTACACCACAATCGCTACGAGACTCAGATGCAATTGCAGAACAGCGAGCGGAAGCACGTACGGATTCCAAATCACTAATGCGTTGCGAATCATGAAAAGCGCCGTGGCCAAGCAGATGATGGCAACTACGAGAGCAACTCTTGCCCAGGGTCGATCCTGAACTCTTGGCCGATCACTGCTGATTTGCCCTGCAACGCGAAACGCCGCACCGAGCCCGCCCACAACGGCAAGAATGCACATCGTCACGCCCATGACGCTGGCCCCCCGATCAGCTCAGCTTCTTCCAGCTCGTCCCTGACGGACCATCCTTGATCTCGATACCGGCGGCAACGAGCTCGTCACGAATCCGGTCTGCCTTGGCAAAATCGCGCTCGGCCCTCGCCTTCTTCCTCTCAGCGAGCTTCCCCTCGACGAACTTCCGAAGCTCCGGGTCTTCCGCACCTGCCGGAACGATGTCGAGCACCCCGTTGATTACAGCGAACGCTTTTCGCGCTCGCTCGAGCGCTGCCTTGTCGCTTCCACGCTTGTCGAGCTCCGCGTTCGCGCCGCGAATGAAACGAAACAGAGCGCCGAGAGCCTCCGGCGCATTGAGATCGTCGAAGAACGCATTCCGAGCTTCATTCTCTGCACTCTCCGCCAGCGCCGCGAGCTCGGGCGTTCCCGCTTCCCCGCTCTCGAGTCTCTCGACAAAATCGCCGACACGACGCACGCCTTCTACAGACGCCTCGAGGGCCTCGGGCGAAAGGTTGAGCTGCTTCCGGTAGTGCGTCGAAAAAACGAAATGACGGAACGCGGCAGGCGACACGGTCTGCTCGCGCAGATCATTCACCGTCGCGACGTTGCCGACACGCTTCGCCATCTTGCTGCCTTCGGTGAGAAGGAACTCGCCATGACACCAGAAGCGCGAGAACGGCTCCCCTGTCGCGCCTTCGGATTGCGCGATCTCATCCTCGTGGTGAGGAAACACTAGGTCGACTCCACCGCAGTGGATGTCCATAGTGTGACCGAAGTACTTCATTGCCATCGCAGAGCACTCGAGATGCCAGCCGGGCCGGCCGCGACCCCATGGTGAATCCCACGCGGCACCGGCCTTCTCGTCCTCCGGCTTCGCGGCTTTCCACAGGGCGAAGTCCTGCACGTTTTCCTTCGTGTAATCGTCCTGCGCGACCCGCGCTCCCGCCTTGATCTCCCGGGTATCCAGTCGCGACAGCTTTCCATAGCCCTCGAATCTGCCGATCGCGTAATAGACCGACCCATCCTCCGCCTGATACGCGAGCTCTCGCTCGATGAGCTTGCCAACCAGATCGATCATCTCCGGGAGGTGTTCCGTCGCGCGTGGATACTTCTCCGCCTTCTCGATGCGCAGGAATTCGCGGTCGGCGTGGAACATCGCCATCACCGGCTCGGTGACTTCAGCGATCGTCAGACCGCGCTCACTCGCCCGCTTGATGATCTTGTCGTCAACGTCGGTGATGTTCATCACCTGCTCCACGTCCCACCCGCGGAGCCGAATGATGCGCCGGAGCAAATCCTCGAACAGAAAGGTCCGGAAATTTCCCAGGTGGGCGGGGTTGTAGACCGTGGGGCCGCAGGTGTACATGCATACCGTGTCCATATCGACGGGCTCGAACGGATCGACGCTGCGGGTGAGCGTGTTGTAGAGGCGGAATTCGGCCATTGCGCGGAAGGTAGGCAGAAGGCCCCCTTACCCGCTACCCGCTACCCGTACCTGTTGGCCGTTACCGGTTCGCCGTTACCTGCTTGCTGTTACCCGTCGGCCGTTGCCCGATCAGCTCAGTGCACCCGCTCGGCAATTTGCCGCACGGTCGCCTCGATGTCGGCGAAGGCAATTCTCCCGGCCGATGACCCGTCATTGCATTCGGCGCTGAAGGATGCCGTCACCCGCCCCGCATGCATCACGACAACGCGCGTTGCTGCGCCGACAACCGCATGCGGGTGCCGCGAAGCAATAATCAGTGTCGGGCAATGAGAACGTTCCTCTCCGATCACTTGCCTGACGAGGCTGGATGCACCCTCCAGAGTATCGAGTGTGCCGTCGAGCACGATGACTTTCGGATCCTCAATGATTGCCTGAGCGATGGCGAGCAGCTTGACCTCCGACGCCTCGAGCTCGATCACCGATGTTGCGAGCTTGCCCGCGAGTGAAACACGCTGCGATAACTCTTCAATCGTGCGCCCGGAAGTGAAGCGTTTGTTATCGCGCCGACTGTGCTGACTCAGCACATCACGGACGGTCAGAAATGGATAGTAGGTCGGGACGGCCGGGATGTAGACGAGATTCGGATGGCAACCGCCCCCGGCGAAACGCGTTCCATACCAGTGAATCGAGCCGGAATCAGGACGCAGCAGTCCGGCGGCGCACAGAAGGAGAGTCGTCTTCCCGCAGCCCTTGTCTCCGATTACTGCAACGATCTCGCCCCGCTCCACATCGAGGTCCACGCCACGTAAAGCCTCGCGTCGCTGTGGCGCCTGGCGGTGACCAAAAAGAAAACTCTTGCGAAGCGAGTGAATGGAAAGCGCCGGCATGCGCGGAGATTAGTGCGCCGAGATGCTAGCCGAGCGATCGGAAATACTCGGCGCGCATCGTTTTCCCGCCGCGGCTTCGGGTGGCTAGCGCACAGATCCAGCGGAACACGAGGGCTGGCTCACGCGCGGGACACAAGGTCTACGCGAGCTTCACCACCACCGAGACAGGAGGCACGCCGTTACCGGCTTCCTTGTAGCGGAGTATGTCGTCCACTCGAGACGGCGGGACGAGCACCCCACCGTCCGGCGCAGGGACTCGCAAGACGAACATCCGGTCGCGCGTGCTCTTCCTGAATCCCTTCCCCTCGTAGATGCGGTTGATCAGGATGCGGCGCACGATGACCATGATCGTGGCAAGCGTCGGCACAGCGATAACGAGCCCGAGAGGGCCAAGCAACTTCCCGATCACCAGCACGGACATGATCGTGAGAACCGGAGGCAGCTCGATCTTCTGCGACATCACCAGCGGCGCGACGAGATTGCCCTCGATCAGATGCACCACCACTCCGAGGGCGATGACCCAGAGTGCATGAGTTCCGCCGCCTGGGCCACTCAACACGAAGAGAGCGGGGATGGTCGTGGAGAGGAGCGTCCCGAAGAACGGAATGATCGCCACGAGGCCGGTGAAGATTCCGAAGGTCAGCGCGTACGGCACGTCGAGCAGGTAGAGGCCGATTGCGGTAAGCGCGGCGAGCACCGCCATTGCCGTGAGCTGAGCGACGATGTACGAGCGGAGCGTGTCGGCGAGGTCACGCAGCACGTCGCGCACAAGGTCGCGATGAACGGGCGGGAACAGCGCAATGAGCCACTCGCGGTACACTCCGGGGTGAAGCGCGAGGTAGATGCTCATGACCATCACAGCGAAGATGTCGATGAAGACGTGCACCAGCGAAAAGACCTTCGGCGCGAGGTTGCCGGCCGTCGCGGACAATCGCTCGTAGATCGCGTACAGCGCCTGGTGTTCCCCGGGAGTCCACACGCCTCTGAGGGCCGGGAATCGCGCGGCGAACCGGTCGATGCCTTGCTCCCATGCCGTGATGTAGGCTGGCAGTACAGCGAGCAGCGAGCGCGTTTGCTCCATCACCGGCGGCACGAGAAGCGCGATGAGGCCAACCAGAGCGACGACCGTCCCGACTACCGCGAGGAAGAATGCCAGCCGCTCGGGAACTCTTCCCCGGGTGCGCAGAAAATCGGTTACTGCACCGAGGTAGAGCGACAGGATTACAGCGATGAAAAGAAGGATGAAGACACCGGACGTCGACCCCACCATCCAGAGAAGCAGGATGGTGAGGATCACCGTCGTCAGCATCGGCGCGAGTTTCATTCGCGCCGTTTTTTCATCGCTCAAGTGGTTGTTTTCTCGTCCGGAATCTCTTCTGCTTCCGGAATCTCCTCTTCTTCAGGTGTACCGGTGCCCAGCTGCCTCGTATTGTCGGGCGCCGGCGCTGCAATGAGACCCATCTTCTGCTTGAGTGCCAGGAGCTGCGCATCGGCTGTCGCGTTCCCGGCGCTCGACTCGAGCTGCTTGAAGTCATGCGCGAGGCGATCGCCGCTGAACTCGCCCTCGATCTCCGCGTGAGCGCGGATCTGCCGCTCGTTCTGATCGATCTTCTCTTCCATCCGCGCAAAGGCCTCGAAAGCGGATTTCTCGGAGATCGACGACATCGTCTCGGAAATTCTCTTCTGCGCCTCGGCGCGACGCTGCTTGGCGATGAGGAGATTCTTCTTGCGGTTCGCTTCCTCGATGTTGTCGTTGAGGCCGCGCAGCGATTCCTTGAGACGGTCGGTTTCCTGTTTGTGCGCTTCCCAGGTAAGCTGCATCTGCTGTCCGCGTGACACGTGCTCGCCGCGGCGCATAAGCGCCTGCTTGGCGAGATCGTCGCGATTCTCCTTCACTGCGAGCATCGCGCGATGCTCCCATTCCTCCGCCTCACGAAGCTCGGCAGCCGTCTGGTCCTGAAGGCGCTTCTCATCGGCGATGGCGGCGGCGACCTGCTGCTTCGCTTTCACCAGCTGCGAGCGCATGTCGATGATGATCTGATTCAACATCTTCTCAGGCTGTTCCGCCTGAGCGATCAGGTCATTGACATTGGAGCGAAAGAGACGGGCTAAACGGTCGAAGATGCTCATTTTTTATGTGTGCCTCGAAGTGGCCATCGCCCGCGAAGATACAGAATTCGACAGGCGATAACCAGTTATAGGGTTGCTACTCGGGCGACCGTCGAATCTGGTAAAGCCGCTCCTTCGCCAATCGCCTTCCCGTGGGCGTTGCCGCGAGGCCGCCGCCGGCGGTTTCGCGGTAACGCACGTCCATCTCCCGGCCAATCTCGCCCATCACGTCGATCACCTCGTCCACCGGGATGGCAAAGGTGATCCCCGCCATCGCCATTTCGATCCCAGCCAGCGCGATTGCCGAGCCCGTTGCATTGCGAAAAACGCACGGGAGCTCGACAAGTCCACCCAACGGATCGCAGACCAGCCCCAGCATTCCCTGCATCGTCAAAGCTACCGCGTGTCCCACCTGTCCTGGAGCGCCTCCCAGCATCTCGGTCGCGGCACCCGCGGCCATAGCGGCCGCCGCGCCGGTTTCTGCCTGACAACCGCCCTCCGCGCCGGAAAGCGACGCCCTTTCGGCGATCACCGCTCCGATCAGCCCGGCGGTCGCCAGTCCATCCACCAGCTTTTCCTCGGAAACCGATTTTGCTTTTGCCAGCCCCGTCATCACCGCGGGAAGAATTCCGGCTCCTCCAGCCGTCGGTGCCGCGACGATGACACCCATTGCAGCATTGACTTCCTGAACCGCAAGCGCGCGGGAAAGGATGTCACGAAACGGTGTATCCGCGAGCGGACCCGGCGGTCCCATCCTGAGCTTCGCCGCATCTCCTCCCACGAGACCCGACGCGGATCGCAGATCGCCGGTCAGGCCATCGCCAATCGCACTCCGCATCACTACCAGTGCCCGTGCAAGTACTGCCCTGATCTCCTCGGCCGGTCTTCCCTGATCTCTTGCTTCCTGGTCGATCGCGACCTGAGCCAGCGTCTGCTCGCGAGCTTCGGCATCGCGAATCGCGTCAGCAAGCGCGCGGTACATTCAGCCGCCGCCGCCGCTCACACGGTCGAGCCGGCGAGCCCACCGTACCCAGTCCAGCCCGCGAATCTCGTCACGCAGCGCGTCACCCGGCGATTCGTCGCACTCGATCACCATGAATGCGTCGCCGCCCCGCTCTTTTCGCGTCAATCGCAGAGTGGCGATGTTGATGTCGTGGTCCGCCAGAATACCGGTGATTCTGGCGATCGATCCCTTCCTGTCTTC
Encoded here:
- the cysS gene encoding cysteine--tRNA ligase, with translation MAEFRLYNTLTRSVDPFEPVDMDTVCMYTCGPTVYNPAHLGNFRTFLFEDLLRRIIRLRGWDVEQVMNITDVDDKIIKRASERGLTIAEVTEPVMAMFHADREFLRIEKAEKYPRATEHLPEMIDLVGKLIERELAYQAEDGSVYYAIGRFEGYGKLSRLDTREIKAGARVAQDDYTKENVQDFALWKAAKPEDEKAGAAWDSPWGRGRPGWHLECSAMAMKYFGHTMDIHCGGVDLVFPHHEDEIAQSEGATGEPFSRFWCHGEFLLTEGSKMAKRVGNVATVNDLREQTVSPAAFRHFVFSTHYRKQLNLSPEALEASVEGVRRVGDFVERLESGEAGTPELAALAESAENEARNAFFDDLNAPEALGALFRFIRGANAELDKRGSDKAALERARKAFAVINGVLDIVPAGAEDPELRKFVEGKLAERKKARAERDFAKADRIRDELVAAGIEIKDGPSGTSWKKLS
- a CDS encoding ATP-binding cassette domain-containing protein produces the protein MPALSIHSLRKSFLFGHRQAPQRREALRGVDLDVERGEIVAVIGDKGCGKTTLLLCAAGLLRPDSGSIHWYGTRFAGGGCHPNLVYIPAVPTYYPFLTVRDVLSQHSRRDNKRFTSGRTIEELSQRVSLAGKLATSVIELEASEVKLLAIAQAIIEDPKVIVLDGTLDTLEGASSLVRQVIGEERSHCPTLIIASRHPHAVVGAATRVVVMHAGRVTASFSAECNDGSSAGRIAFADIEATVRQIAERVH
- a CDS encoding AI-2E family transporter, producing MKLAPMLTTVILTILLLWMVGSTSGVFILLFIAVILSLYLGAVTDFLRTRGRVPERLAFFLAVVGTVVALVGLIALLVPPVMEQTRSLLAVLPAYITAWEQGIDRFAARFPALRGVWTPGEHQALYAIYERLSATAGNLAPKVFSLVHVFIDIFAVMVMSIYLALHPGVYREWLIALFPPVHRDLVRDVLRDLADTLRSYIVAQLTAMAVLAALTAIGLYLLDVPYALTFGIFTGLVAIIPFFGTLLSTTIPALFVLSGPGGGTHALWVIALGVVVHLIEGNLVAPLVMSQKIELPPVLTIMSVLVIGKLLGPLGLVIAVPTLATIMVIVRRILINRIYEGKGFRKSTRDRMFVLRVPAPDGGVLVPPSRVDDILRYKEAGNGVPPVSVVVKLA
- a CDS encoding PspA/IM30 family protein, whose translation is MSIFDRLARLFRSNVNDLIAQAEQPEKMLNQIIIDMRSQLVKAKQQVAAAIADEKRLQDQTAAELREAEEWEHRAMLAVKENRDDLAKQALMRRGEHVSRGQQMQLTWEAHKQETDRLKESLRGLNDNIEEANRKKNLLIAKQRRAEAQKRISETMSSISEKSAFEAFARMEEKIDQNERQIRAHAEIEGEFSGDRLAHDFKQLESSAGNATADAQLLALKQKMGLIAAPAPDNTRQLGTGTPEEEEIPEAEEIPDEKTTT
- the sdaAA gene encoding L-serine ammonia-lyase, iron-sulfur-dependent, subunit alpha, with the protein product MYRALADAIRDAEAREQTLAQVAIDQEARDQGRPAEEIRAVLARALVVMRSAIGDGLTGDLRSASGLVGGDAAKLRMGPPGPLADTPFRDILSRALAVQEVNAAMGVIVAAPTAGGAGILPAVMTGLAKAKSVSEEKLVDGLATAGLIGAVIAERASLSGAEGGCQAETGAAAAMAAGAATEMLGGAPGQVGHAVALTMQGMLGLVCDPLGGLVELPCVFRNATGSAIALAGIEMAMAGITFAIPVDEVIDVMGEIGREMDVRYRETAGGGLAATPTGRRLAKERLYQIRRSPE